In Festucalex cinctus isolate MCC-2025b chromosome 21, RoL_Fcin_1.0, whole genome shotgun sequence, one genomic interval encodes:
- the tdrd6a gene encoding tudor domain-containing 6 isoform X2 has translation METLTETVSMASIHGPPARGSNVTILISRVHSYPHCELVEFWANFGQARAREYQSLAKNIQSPGNLFHDFEGNPGDLCLAQIEGTWYRSRIITRNGSNYQVFLIDQGITCSTTTNLLAWGKREHFQLSPEVEFCVLANVSPHSPENRWSPFALEFMQSLRGRTVKAHVQDVLVHERKLLLDIPCIASQMYEMGLAKKLEPSMFLDFVLKSPHLKTEAEKINQTSMGEVEQLHKKDLYMFPELSTGAVETVVVTEVTSPQRVFCQLKVFSQALKKLSEQITQCCRGRMVSCSVDPEMIGFPCAARGNDGSWYRSVLQQVFPRSQQVEVLNVDYGTKQLVQMENVRPLAPEFFKMPVVTYVCSLHGIFDKEGGWTINQINYLKSLLLHKTLIAKFHYQSITEGVYYVTLYGDENANLNNVFCFKEHSLQESEETLGEYAIGNVPPSSQHPPQVQNNEGMSSSGQTMMMEEKVERITVFPVESILPDSSHVACVSHISNPGEFWIQTQNHANELDKLMDGVFHLYKSSDNIYVMETPTLGACCAAKAADGDFYRAIVSEVGESKIKVFFVDYGGTEEVDWSNIRTLPDKFKKLPQLALKCSLAGLRPKDLRWSCSAIEFFTKTTTDKLLNVHVMGKHNDTHVVTLTDPKSRGERDIAKLMCSSGLAERNEMKKTSQISSEKPETGFLDVNKNKEVLFQTQNNIEPSSKVLQIGKFQENIFPIGSVLEVNVTSIESPNDFWCQRAQNSWKLKLLMRDIQRHYADSIYEPLTEAACVVRHPGNGMWYRGLVIRKDKPTQVVVLFVDYGQTKTVSLHDLRKISHEFLHLHGQAFRCSLLNPLEIMSLVNDWNDKAKEKFQNFVEMAASTFVPLKCTVYAVVYNEEKLVVNIVDLETPFESICTSMAELAHLTPCRTIPEPSYRLDTYYYSTHSIKIGTEEQVKVTCVNGVGQFYCQLERNADVLKDLNKKVGNLCYQLGNVKPPTSFQKLCFAKYTDGLWYRAQIKTLQPSILVYFVDYGDTAEVDKSDLIPVPKEAKDIMSVPMQAVLCSLSDVPTDVPSEVNDWFQSAVTECKFQALVIAKEPNGSLLVELYHKNTQINSKIKKMFQLQAQTEGKAHSQRQKALENANGVKEAKSVSAKVIHKSNALEPKPAHQARQVTHPSRPNFQKLYLTPHLRQKQSKQIDYTERKENLTVTNSKLDSQSPVEESNNVLPQTNSPKLPKLEDMPNNAITLDMEADVYVSHYNSPSSFYVQLVREEDEIFSLNEKLNETLSTPKISISEVDAGDLVEAEFPDDSLWYRASVKEVVSNSKALVEFVDFGNTAQVLFSKLAKLNQAFVQLPRYSTHCMLSEAESLEPLDAEVVSTLKREIGSNAEKILKCRFVQQLDLMWQVTLVDNGVQVTCKAPLACLEIQSEPEHEMDTSAQNSEMSLNYRHLEFTEGQQLDVYVSAFGGDHTFWCQAADSVTLDKLSESLSEIGNAAFNSHANISAFSPGAPCMVFFAEDQLWCRGEVVSQDGDDLSVLFVDYGNTDKVTGTDVREIPPELLQTHLQAFLCKLDGFDASHGSWCDGAAEELTSIATDKLLQMTVAKAYREDGKNMYLVQLECEGQRLNETMKRWWMTSIVDAEPDVAQHMPDEELGPIHVTVEKTENETPESKSTSLAVPVAHTGVDSDSGPPKDIQSTVDCLHTSILSSESPLEESCSSESEEVNMVPTVLIRHNETVSQIDSGRQEHVLPLQNLEKKAVQSGQDFGEEAASVMDKSSSDDIKSPPAETLQEAAESGQDFDEEAASVMDECLSDDRKSPSTETVQEAIDESGILLSPDELVDRHTISDCSIDTTDSADANVSTDYKVANPNPIMSGASVKMVPRDAVMNYVVPHEKADVTEESQLGAVTAKVIRSVQELTDPNEQSDGVMAAGNHRRISVREEETVPNEPLLPFEPSTGNVIEFSSEKLLPIPEEEEMFMQDESNTMAEDDMSDFCQEAGCRTQLCQDQTDVEEVICLVRDLCLKDTHVQENVAAMHGDQNEEEKKNAEYNKESGDGVHRAPLSPDDSIGDKFSDLIHQSRVKDDANTAPEE, from the exons ATGGAGACTTTGACCGAAACGGTTTCAATGGCATCCATCCATGGACCTCCGGCACGAGGCTCTAATGTAACAATCCTGATAAGCAGGGTTCACTCATATCCTCATTGTGAGCTCGTAGAATTCTGGGCCAACTTTGGCCAGGCGAGGGCGCGGGAGTATCAATCCCTGGCCAAAAATATTCAGTCGCCTGGAAACTTATTTCATGACTTTGAGGGAAATCCTGGTGACTTGTGCTTGGCTCAGATTGAAGGTACATGGTATAGGTCCCGCATCATCACAAGAAATGGATCTAACTACCAAGTCTTCCTCATTGACCAAGGGATCACATGTAGCACTACCACAAATCTGTTGGCTTGGGGTAAGAGGGAGCACTTCCAGCTATCACCTGAAGTGGAGTTTTGTGTGCTTGCCAATGTATCGCCACACTCTCCTGAAAATAGATGGTCTCCGTTTGCGCTTGAATTCATGCAGTCCCTTCGAGGACGGACAGTAAAGGCGCATGTGCAAGATGTACTAGTACATGAAAGAAAGCTGCTTCTAGATATACCGTGCATAGCCAGTCAAATGTATGAAATGGGATTAGCAAAGAAACTGGAACCAAGCATGTTCCTGGATTTTGTTCTAAAGTCACCACATCTTAAAACTGAAGCTGAAAAGATTAATCAAACCTCCATGGGTGAAGTTGAGCAACTCCACAAAAAGGATCTGTACATGTTTCCAGAGCTGTCAACAGGAGCTGTGGAGACCGTGGTAGTCACAGAAGTGACCAGTCCACAGCGTGTTTTCTGCCAGTTGAAGGTTTTTTCTCAAGCGTTGAAGAAACTCTCAGAGCAAATCACACAGTGCTGCAGGGGCAGAATGGTCAGCTGCAGTGTAGATCCTGAAATGATAGGGTTTCCTTGTGCTGCAAGAGGAAATGATGGCAGTTGGTACCGCTCTGTTCTGCAACAGGTATTTCCAAGAAGCCAACAGGTGGAAGTGTTGAATGTTGACTATGGTACAAAACAATTGGTTCAAATGGAAAACGTAAGACCACTGGCTCCAGAGTTCTTCAAAATGCCTGTTGTGACATATGTGTGCTCACTCCATGGAATTTTCGACAAGGAGGGTGGATGGACAATCAACCAGATTAACTACCTCAAGTCTTTACTCTTGCACAAGACTCTCATTGCCAAATTCCATTACCAAAGTATCACAGAGGGTGTTTACTATGTTACACTCTATGGTGATGAAAATGCAAACCTCaacaatgtgttttgttttaaggaGCATTCTCTGCAGGAGAGTGAAGAAACACTTGGGGAATATGCTATTGGAAACGTGCCACCCAGCAGCCAGCATCCTCCCCAGGTTCAAAATAATGAAGGAATGTCTTCTTCTGGGCAGACCATGATGATGGAAGAAAAGGTGGAGAGAATTACCGTGTTTCCAGTTGAAAGCATCTTACCCGACTCTTCACATGTGGCATGCGTGTCTCACATATCCAACCCGGGCGAATTTTGGATCCAAACACAAAACCATGCAAATGAGCTTGACAAATTAATGGATGGCGTTTTCCATTTGTACAAATCCTCAGACAATATCTACGTGATGGAAACGCCTACCCTTGGTGCCTGCTGTGCAGCCAAAGCAGCTGATGGGGATTTCTACAGAGCAATTGTATCAGAAGTTGGTGAATCAAAAATCAAGGTGTTCTTTGTGGATTATGGCGGAACTGAGGAGGTTGATTGGAGTAACATCAGGACTCTTCCTgataagtttaaaaaattgCCACAGCTTGCGctgaaatgttcactggcagGCCTTAGGCCAAAAGACCTGAGATGGAGTTGCTCTGCCAttgagtttttcaccaaaacgacCACAGACAAACTCCTTAATGTACATGTGATGGGAAAGCACAATGATACACATGTTGTAACACTGACAGATCCCAAGTCACGAGGAGAAAGGGATATTGCCAAGCTGATGTGTTCTTCTGGTCTTGCCGAACGTAATGAGATgaaaaaaacatcccaaatcTCCAGTGAAAAGCCAGAAACTGGATTCTTGGATGTTAATAAAAACAAGGAGGTTCTTTTTCAGACCCAGAATAACATTGAGCCCTCCAGCAAAGTGTTACAAATTGGAAAGTTCCAGGAAAATATATTTCCTATCGGTAGTGTCCTTGAAGTCAATGTGACTAGCATCGAGAGCCCAAATGATTTTTGGTGTCAGCGTGCTCAAAACTCATGGAAGTTGAAATTGCTGATGCGAGACATACAGAGACACTATGCAGACAGCATTTATGAGCCTCTTACAGAGGCGGCTTGTGTTGTTCGACACCCTGGCAATGGAATGTGGTACAGAGGTCTTGTAATTCGCAAAGACAAACCAACTCAAGTGGTTGTTCTGTTTGTTGACTACGGCCAAACGAAGACAGTCTCTCTCCATGACCTGAGGAAAATCAGCCATGAGTTTCTTCATCTGCACGGCCAAGCATTTCGGTGCAGTCTACTCAACCCTCTGGAGATCATGTCACTTGTAAATGATTGGAATGATAAGGCAAAAGAAAAGTTTCAGAACTTTGTGGAAATGGCTGCCTCTACCTTTGTTCCATTAAAGTGCACTGTGTATGCAGTCGTGTACAATGAAGAGAAACTGGTTGTCAACATCGTGGATCTAGAAACTCCCTTTGAGAGCATCTGCACCAGTATGGCCGAACTTGCCCACTTGACACCTTGCAGGACAATACCCGAACCATCTTACCGCCTGGACACATACTACTACTCAACACACAGCATCAAAATTGGAACTGAAGAACAAGTCAAAGTCACATGTGTGAACGGTGTCGGTCAGTTCTACTGCCAACTTGAGAGGAATGCTGATGTGCTGAAGGACCTTAATAAGAAGGTTGGCAACCTTTGCTATCAGCTTGGCAACGTGAAGCCCCCAACATCATTTCAAAAATTGTGCTTTGCTAAGTACACTGATGGGCTGTGGTACAGGGCACAAATCAAGACACTCCAGCCATCAATCCTGGTTTACTTTGTTGATTATGGAGATACAGCTGAAGTGGACAAATCAGACTTGATTCCTGTGCCCAAAGAGGCCAAGGACATAATGTCTGTCCCTATGCAAGCAGTTTTGTGCAGTCTCTCTGATGTTCCAACAGATGTCCCCAGTGAGGTGAATGACTGGTTTCAATCAGCAGTGACCGAATGTAAATTCCAAGCACTGGTTATAGCCAAAGAACCAAATGGGAGCCTCCTGGTTGAGCTTTACCACAAAAACACTCAAATCAATTCAAAgataaagaaaatgtttcagtTGCAGGCTCAGACTGAAGGTAAAGCTCACTCCCAGCGCCAGAAAGCTCTTGAGAATGCAAATGGCGTGAAAGAAGCAAAGTCTGTTTCTGCCAAAGTCATCCACAAAAGCAACGCCCTTGAGCCAAAACCAGCGCATCAGGCGAGACAAGTCACACATCCTTCAAGACCGAATTTTCAAAAACTCTACCTAACACCACATCTAAGGCAAAAGCAGAGCAAGCAAATTGATTatactgaaagaaaagaaaatctcaCCGTCACAAACTCTAAATTGGATTCTCAATCACCTGTTGAAGAATCTAACAATGTGCTTCCACAAACCAACTCTCCGAAACTCCCTAAACTTGAAGACATGCCCAATAATGCGATCACATTGGATATGGAGGCAGATGTTTATGTTTCACATTACAACAGCCCATCAAGTTTCTATGTGCAGCTCGTCCGAGAAGAGGATGAAATATTCTCCCTGAATGAAAAGCTGAATGAAACATTATCCACTCCCAAAATCAGCATCAGTGAGGTAGATGCAGGTGACCTAGTTGAAGCAGAGTTTCCTGATGATTCCTTATGGTACCGGGCAAGTGTTAAAGAAGTGGTCTCCAACTCTAAGGCTCTTGTAGAATTTGTTGATTTTGGCAACACAGCACAGGTGCTATTTTCCAAACTAGCCAAACTCAATCAGGCTTTTGTGCAGTTGCCGAGGTATAGCACACACTGCATGCTAAGTGAAGCTGAATCTCTTGAGCCACTTGATGCTGAGGTGGTGTCCACTCTGAAAAGAGAGATTGGCTCGAAtgcagaaaaaattctgaaatgtcGATTTGTGCAGCAGTTGGACTTGATGTGGCAAGTCACTCTTGTGGATAATGGTGTGCAGGTCACATGCAAAGCACCACTAGCATGTCTTGAAATTCAATCTGAACCTGAACATGAGATGGACACGAGTGCACAAAACTCGGAAATGTCATTGAATTACCGGCATTTAGAATTTACAGAGGGACAACAGCTGGACGTTTACGTCTCAGCTTTTGGTGGTGATCACACGTTTTGGTGTCAGGCCGCTGACTCCGTCACACTTGATAAGCTGTCTGAAAGTCTCTCAGAAATTGGAAATGCAGCTTTTAATTCACATGCCAACATCAGCGCCTTCTCACCTGGCGCACCATGCATGGTGTTTTTCGCAGAGGATCAGCTTTGGTGCCGTGGTGAAGTAGTGAGCCAAGACGGAGACGACCTTTCAGTTCTGTTTGTAGACTACGGAAACACGGATAAAGTTACCGGCACAGATGTGAGGGAAATACCACCTGAACTGTTACAGACTCATTTACAGGCTTTTTTGTGTAAGCTTGATGGTTTTGATGCGTCTCATGGCTCTTGGTGTGACGGGGCTGCCGAAGAATTGACTTCAATTGCAACAGACAAGTTATTGCAGATGACTGTTGCCAAGGCTTACAGAGAAGACGGAAAGAACATGTACCTTGTGCAGTTGGAGTGTGAAGGTCAGAGGTTAAATGAGACTATGAAACGCTGGTGGATGACTTCCATAGTGGACGCTGAACCGGATGTCGCACAGCACATGCCGGATGAAGAACTAGGTCCAATTCATGTGACTGtggaaaaaacagaaaatgaaaCCCCCGAGAGTAAAAGCACAAGTCTTGCTGTTCCTGTTGCTCACACTGGAGTAGATAGTGATAGTGGTCCTCCaaaggacattcagagcactgtgGATTGTCTTCACACTTCAATCCTTTCATCCGAGTCCCCACTCGAAGAGAGTTGTTCCTCTGAAAGTGAAGAGGTAAACATGGTCCCCACTGTTTTGATTCGTCACAATGAAACCGTTTCACAGATTGATAGTGGAAGACAAGAACATGTGTTGCCCTTGCAAAATTTGGAAAAGAAAGCTGTTCAGAGTGGTCAAGACTTTGGTGAGGAAGCTGCCTCTGTGATGGACAAATCTTCGTCGGATGACATAAAATCTCCACCAGCCGAGACCCTTCAGGAAGCTGCCGAGAGCGGCCAAGACTTTGATGAGGAAGCTGCCTCTGTGATGGACGAATGTTTGTCAGATGACAGAAAATCTCCATCAACCGAGACCGTTCAGGAGGCCATCGATGAGTCTGGGATTCTATTGTCTCCAGATGAATTGGTGGATCGCCACACCATAAGCGACTGCTCTATTGACACAACCGATTCTGCAG ATGCAAATGTTTCTACGGATTACAAGGTTGCAAATCCAAATCCAATTATGAGTGGGGCATCTGTAAAAATG GTCCCTCGTGACGCCGTTATGAACTACGTGGTTCCTCATGAGAAAGCTGACGTCACTGAAGAATCACAACTG ggagCCGTGACTGCGAAGGTGATCCGTTCTGTTCAGGAGTTGACAG ATCCAAATGAGCAGAGTGATGGTGTAATGGCGGCAGGAAACCATCGTCGCATCAGTGTGAGAGAAGAGGAAACG